One part of the Streptomyces nigra genome encodes these proteins:
- the hydA gene encoding dihydropyrimidinase has translation MSSRTVIRGGLVITASDEMHADVLIEDGRIAALAASGTPAAAAWTAERTIDATGKYVIPGGVDVHTHMELPFGGTFASDTFETGTRAAAWGGTTTIVDFAVQSVGHSLREGLDAWHAKAEGNCAIDYGFHMIVSDVNEETLKEMDLLVEEGVTSFKQFMAYPGVFYSDDGQILRAMQRSAENGGLIMMHAENGIAIDVLVEQALARGETDPRYHGEVRKALLEAEATHRAIKLAQVAGAPLYVVHVSATEAVAELAKARDDGLNVFGETCPQYLFLSTDNLAEPDFEGAKYVCSTPLRPKEHQAQLWKGLRTNDLQVVSTDHCPFCFVGQKELGRGDFSKIPNGLPGVENRMDLLHQAVVDGHISRRRWIEIACATPARMFGMYPKKGTLAPGADADVVIYDPHAEQVMSAETHHMNVDYSAYEGRRTTGRVETVLSRGEPVITEREYTGRAGHGVYTPRSTCQYLN, from the coding sequence ATGAGCAGCCGTACCGTCATCCGCGGTGGTCTCGTCATCACCGCGTCCGACGAGATGCACGCCGACGTCCTGATCGAGGACGGCCGGATCGCCGCCCTCGCCGCGAGCGGCACCCCGGCCGCCGCGGCCTGGACCGCCGAGCGGACCATCGACGCCACCGGGAAGTACGTCATCCCGGGCGGGGTCGACGTCCACACCCATATGGAGCTGCCGTTCGGCGGCACCTTCGCCTCCGACACCTTCGAGACCGGCACCCGGGCCGCCGCCTGGGGCGGCACCACGACCATCGTGGACTTCGCCGTGCAAAGTGTCGGGCACTCCCTGCGGGAAGGGCTCGACGCCTGGCACGCCAAGGCCGAGGGCAACTGCGCCATCGACTACGGCTTCCACATGATCGTCTCCGATGTGAACGAGGAGACGCTCAAGGAGATGGATCTGCTGGTGGAGGAGGGCGTCACGTCCTTCAAGCAGTTCATGGCGTACCCGGGGGTCTTCTACTCCGACGACGGTCAGATCCTGCGCGCCATGCAGCGCTCCGCCGAGAACGGCGGGCTGATCATGATGCACGCCGAGAACGGCATCGCGATCGACGTCCTGGTCGAGCAGGCGCTCGCCCGAGGCGAGACCGACCCGCGCTACCACGGCGAGGTGCGCAAGGCTCTGCTGGAGGCCGAGGCCACCCACCGCGCCATCAAGCTCGCCCAGGTCGCGGGCGCGCCCCTGTACGTCGTGCACGTCTCGGCGACGGAGGCGGTCGCGGAGCTGGCGAAGGCGCGCGACGACGGCCTGAACGTCTTCGGGGAGACCTGCCCGCAGTATCTGTTCCTGTCGACCGACAACCTGGCCGAGCCGGACTTCGAGGGCGCGAAGTACGTGTGCTCGACGCCGCTGCGGCCCAAGGAGCACCAGGCGCAGCTGTGGAAGGGCCTGCGGACCAACGACCTCCAGGTCGTGTCCACCGACCACTGCCCGTTCTGCTTCGTCGGCCAGAAGGAGCTGGGGCGCGGCGACTTCTCGAAGATCCCCAACGGCCTCCCGGGCGTCGAGAACCGGATGGACCTGCTGCACCAGGCCGTCGTCGACGGGCACATCTCGCGCCGCCGCTGGATCGAGATCGCCTGCGCCACCCCGGCCCGGATGTTCGGGATGTACCCGAAGAAGGGCACCCTCGCGCCGGGCGCCGACGCCGACGTCGTGATCTACGACCCGCACGCCGAGCAGGTCATGTCCGCCGAGACCCACCACATGAACGTCGACTACTCGGCGTACGAGGGCCGGCGGACCACCGGCCGGGTCGAGACGGTCCTCTCGCGCGGCGAGCCCGTCATCACCGAGCGGGAGTACACCGGCCGCGCCGGGCACGGTGTCTACACGCCCCGCTCCACCTGTCAGTACCTGAACTAG
- a CDS encoding sensor histidine kinase: MDGERLTRERLADAAGAVVAGAITVLAAVADDRASVVDLALIVAGSLAIAAHRSAPRAVLAVTTGCLLAAVALAGAAATLALPVVGAVHTASRAGYRGTAAVAAAGFLGTYAAVGAGGSTPVRETLLLAGWFVCALVTGLADRNWQAYLRQTEQRALEAERTREEAALRRAGEERLRIARELHDSLTHSISIVKLQAGVAVHLARKRGEEVPPALLAIQEASGEAMRELRATLEVLRTDEPAGSPALLVERARAAELAVELTVTGEERPLPAPVDRAAYRIVQEALTNAARHAGPAKVDVHLEHGDGQLTVRVEDDGAADPSCPPAPGTGLTGMRERVTALGGTLEAAPRAEGGFAVRARLPLGETR, from the coding sequence ATGGACGGGGAACGCCTCACACGCGAGCGGCTCGCCGACGCGGCCGGCGCGGTCGTGGCCGGCGCGATCACCGTGCTCGCCGCCGTCGCGGACGACCGGGCGTCCGTGGTGGATCTGGCGCTGATCGTGGCCGGTTCACTCGCCATCGCCGCGCACCGCTCCGCCCCGCGCGCGGTCCTCGCCGTCACCACCGGCTGCCTGCTCGCCGCCGTCGCGCTCGCCGGGGCCGCCGCCACCCTCGCCCTGCCCGTCGTCGGCGCCGTCCACACCGCGTCGCGGGCCGGGTACCGGGGCACGGCCGCGGTGGCCGCCGCCGGCTTCCTCGGCACCTACGCGGCCGTGGGCGCCGGCGGCTCCACGCCCGTCCGCGAGACCCTGCTGCTGGCAGGCTGGTTCGTGTGCGCGCTCGTCACGGGCCTCGCCGATCGCAACTGGCAGGCGTATCTGCGCCAGACCGAACAGCGGGCCCTGGAGGCCGAGCGCACCCGGGAGGAGGCCGCGCTGCGCAGGGCCGGTGAGGAACGCCTCCGGATCGCACGGGAGTTGCACGACTCCCTCACGCACAGCATCTCGATCGTCAAGCTCCAGGCGGGCGTCGCCGTGCACCTGGCGCGCAAGCGCGGCGAGGAGGTGCCGCCCGCCCTGCTCGCCATCCAGGAGGCGAGCGGCGAGGCCATGCGCGAACTGCGGGCCACGCTGGAGGTGCTGCGCACCGACGAGCCCGCCGGTTCGCCCGCGCTGCTCGTGGAGCGGGCCCGGGCCGCCGAGCTCGCCGTCGAGCTGACCGTGACCGGTGAGGAGCGGCCCCTGCCGGCGCCGGTCGACCGGGCGGCGTACCGCATCGTCCAGGAGGCCCTGACCAACGCGGCACGGCATGCCGGTCCCGCGAAGGTCGATGTCCATCTCGAGCACGGCGACGGGCAGTTGACGGTCCGTGTGGAGGACGACGGTGCCGCCGATCCGTCGTGTCCGCCCGCCCCCGGGACCGGTCTGACCGGGATGCGCGAGCGCGTCACCGCTCTTGGGGGCACGCTGGAGGCGGCCCCGCGCGCGGAGGGCGGATTCGCGGTGCGGGCGCGGCTGCCGCTGGGGGAGACGCGATGA
- a CDS encoding NCS1 family nucleobase:cation symporter-1: MTDTVPTGSSIPQTALPGGRVELAPEAFPSESPFANEDLRPVPVAERKWTTYNFAALWISMAHCIPSWTLASGLVALGMDWKQAVFTIALANVIVLLPMLATGHAGPKYGIPFPVLARASFGLRGANIPAMIRAAVACGWFGIQTWIGGSGIFALGSKLTGGHWENAGKIAGNPWPLWLCFLLFWAVQIAIIYRGMDFLRHFENWAAPFVIVGAFVLLIWIAVKADGFGALLGQPSKLGWGADFWPVFFPSLMGMIGFWATLSLNIPDFTRFGSSQRAQTWGQSLGLPTTMTLFAILAVLVTSGSEAVYGEAIWDPVALAAKTDSAFGLLFALIVVLIATVSVNIAANVVSPAYDLANLAPKLINFRTGALITGVVGILIFPWKLISTPEFYIFTWLGVVGGLLGTVAGILIADYWIVRRTVLHLADLYTPGGRYWYSSGWNWRAIAAFLVGGVLAVGGSYSGVGADGSRNGPFPADGLIPFLKPLADYGWAVGLATSLVLYVVLMGGRKEPAES, translated from the coding sequence ATGACAGACACAGTCCCCACGGGGTCGTCCATACCGCAGACCGCCCTCCCCGGCGGCCGCGTCGAACTCGCCCCCGAGGCCTTCCCCTCCGAAAGCCCCTTCGCCAACGAGGACCTCCGCCCCGTCCCGGTCGCCGAGCGCAAGTGGACGACGTACAACTTCGCGGCGCTGTGGATCTCCATGGCGCACTGCATCCCCAGCTGGACCCTGGCCTCCGGTCTGGTCGCCCTCGGCATGGACTGGAAGCAGGCCGTCTTCACCATCGCGCTCGCCAACGTCATCGTGCTGCTGCCGATGCTCGCCACCGGGCACGCGGGACCGAAGTACGGCATCCCGTTCCCCGTCCTCGCGCGCGCCTCCTTCGGGCTGCGCGGCGCCAACATCCCGGCGATGATCCGGGCCGCCGTGGCCTGCGGCTGGTTCGGCATCCAGACCTGGATCGGCGGCAGCGGCATCTTCGCCCTCGGCTCCAAACTCACCGGCGGGCACTGGGAGAACGCCGGGAAGATCGCCGGCAACCCCTGGCCGCTGTGGCTGTGCTTCCTGCTGTTCTGGGCCGTGCAGATCGCGATCATCTACCGCGGTATGGACTTCCTGCGGCACTTCGAGAACTGGGCCGCGCCCTTCGTCATCGTCGGCGCGTTCGTGCTGCTGATCTGGATCGCCGTCAAGGCGGACGGCTTCGGCGCACTGCTCGGCCAGCCGTCCAAGCTCGGCTGGGGCGCCGACTTCTGGCCCGTCTTCTTCCCGTCCCTGATGGGCATGATCGGCTTCTGGGCCACGCTGTCCCTGAACATCCCCGACTTCACGCGCTTCGGCTCCAGCCAGCGCGCCCAGACCTGGGGGCAATCACTTGGATTGCCCACCACCATGACGCTGTTCGCGATCCTCGCCGTCCTGGTCACCTCCGGCTCCGAGGCGGTCTACGGCGAGGCGATCTGGGACCCGGTCGCCCTCGCGGCCAAGACCGACAGCGCCTTCGGCCTGCTGTTCGCTCTGATCGTCGTCCTGATCGCCACCGTCTCCGTGAACATCGCGGCCAACGTGGTCTCCCCGGCGTACGACCTGGCGAACCTGGCGCCCAAACTCATCAACTTCCGTACGGGCGCGCTGATCACGGGTGTCGTCGGCATCCTGATCTTCCCGTGGAAGCTGATCTCCACGCCCGAGTTCTACATCTTCACCTGGCTCGGTGTGGTCGGCGGTCTGCTCGGCACCGTCGCGGGCATCCTCATCGCCGACTACTGGATCGTCCGGCGGACGGTCCTGCACCTCGCGGACCTGTACACCCCCGGCGGACGCTACTGGTACTCGTCCGGCTGGAACTGGCGGGCCATCGCCGCCTTCCTGGTGGGCGGTGTCCTCGCGGTCGGCGGCTCGTACTCGGGGGTCGGTGCCGACGGCAGCCGGAACGGGCCGTTCCCGGCCGACGGACTGATCCCGTTCCTCAAGCCGCTCGCCGACTACGGCTGGGCGGTGGGCCTGGCCACCTCGCTCGTGCTGTACGTGGTGCTGATGGGCGGCCGCAAGGAGCCCGCCGAGTCCTGA
- a CDS encoding response regulator, whose product MTHDAMTHDAMTHGAIRVALVDDQALMLAGFRALLDAEDGIEVVGEAADGAQGLELVRAEVPDIALIDVQMPVMTGIEATRRIAEDPALAAVRVVILTNYGHDAYVFDALRAGASGFLLKDTEPADLLQAIDVVARGEALLSPSVTRTLIGEFVSRPPDRATPPGLESLTRREREVTALAARGLTNEEIAAHMVISPYTAKTHISRAMTKLGARDRAQLVVFAYESGLVAARGAP is encoded by the coding sequence ATGACCCACGACGCTATGACCCACGACGCGATGACCCACGGTGCGATCCGGGTGGCGCTCGTCGACGACCAGGCGCTGATGCTGGCGGGCTTCCGGGCCCTGCTGGACGCCGAGGACGGCATCGAGGTGGTCGGCGAGGCCGCGGACGGCGCGCAGGGACTGGAACTGGTCCGCGCCGAGGTGCCCGACATCGCGCTCATCGATGTGCAGATGCCGGTGATGACGGGCATCGAGGCCACCCGCCGGATCGCCGAGGACCCCGCGCTGGCCGCCGTCCGGGTCGTCATCCTCACCAACTACGGCCATGACGCGTACGTCTTCGACGCGCTGCGCGCGGGGGCCAGCGGCTTCCTGCTGAAGGACACCGAACCGGCCGACCTGCTCCAGGCGATCGACGTCGTGGCGCGCGGCGAGGCGCTGCTGTCGCCGTCGGTGACGCGCACGCTCATCGGCGAGTTCGTGTCCCGGCCGCCCGACCGGGCCACCCCACCGGGGCTGGAGTCGCTGACCCGCCGCGAGCGCGAGGTGACGGCGCTGGCGGCACGCGGACTGACCAACGAGGAGATCGCCGCGCACATGGTCATCAGCCCGTACACCGCGAAGACCCACATCAGCCGGGCCATGACCAAGCTGGGCGCGCGCGACCGCGCCCAACTCGTCGTGTTCGCCTACGAGTCGGGGCTCGTCGCGGCACGCGGCGCCCCGTGA
- a CDS encoding nitrilase-related carbon-nitrogen hydrolase: protein MSPVIRAALFQTAWTGDKESMIQVHEQAVRDAAAQGAQVLCFQELFYGPYFCQVQDKAFYEYAEQVPEGPIVRRFQDLARELGIVLILPVYEEEQPGVLYNTAAVIDADGSYLGKYRKHHIPQVPGFWEKFYFRPGNLGWPVFDTAVGRIGVYICYDRHFPEGWRALGLAGAEIVFNPSATSRGLSRYLWQLEQPAAAVANEYFVGAINRVGVEDLGDNDFYGTTYFVDPEAQFVGEVASDKETELVVRDLDMAKLREVRDRWQFFRDRRPDAYGPITAP from the coding sequence ATGAGCCCAGTGATCCGCGCCGCCCTCTTCCAGACCGCCTGGACCGGCGACAAGGAGTCGATGATCCAGGTGCACGAACAGGCGGTCCGGGACGCGGCCGCCCAGGGCGCCCAAGTGCTCTGCTTCCAGGAGCTGTTCTACGGCCCGTACTTCTGCCAGGTGCAGGACAAGGCGTTCTACGAGTACGCCGAGCAGGTGCCCGAGGGCCCGATCGTCCGCCGCTTCCAGGACCTCGCCCGCGAGCTGGGCATCGTCCTGATCCTGCCCGTGTACGAGGAGGAGCAGCCCGGCGTCCTCTACAACACGGCCGCCGTGATCGACGCGGACGGCTCGTACCTCGGCAAGTACCGCAAGCACCACATCCCGCAAGTCCCCGGTTTCTGGGAGAAGTTCTACTTCCGCCCGGGCAACCTGGGCTGGCCCGTCTTCGACACGGCCGTCGGCCGGATCGGCGTCTACATCTGCTACGACCGGCACTTCCCGGAGGGCTGGCGGGCGCTGGGGCTGGCCGGCGCCGAGATCGTCTTCAACCCGTCGGCGACGTCGCGCGGCCTGTCCCGCTATCTCTGGCAGCTGGAGCAGCCCGCGGCGGCCGTCGCCAACGAGTACTTCGTCGGCGCGATCAACCGGGTCGGCGTCGAGGACCTGGGCGACAACGACTTCTACGGCACCACGTACTTCGTCGACCCCGAGGCCCAGTTCGTGGGCGAGGTGGCGAGCGACAAGGAGACCGAACTCGTCGTGCGGGACCTGGACATGGCGAAGCTGCGCGAGGTCCGCGACCGCTGGCAGTTCTTCCGGGACCGCCGGCCCGACGCCTACGGCCCGATCACGGCGCCGTGA
- a CDS encoding TIGR03842 family LLM class F420-dependent oxidoreductase yields MDFGLVLQTDPPASRVVELMKRAEDNGFTHGWTFDSAVLWQEPFVIYSQILAQTQHLKVGPMVTNPGTRTWEVTASTFATLNDMFGNRTVCGIGRGDSAMRVAGRKPNTLARISDAMKVIRALGSGREADLGGGTVVRFPWIKPGAELPVWMAAYGPKALKMTGEEADGFILQLADLYLTEYMVKAVKDAAAAAGRDPSEVTICVAAPAYVTEDDSPEALAHAREQCRWFGGMVGNHVADLVAKYGEHSSAVPEELTDYIKARQGYDYSHHGRADNPDTAFVPDEIVDRFCLIGPVERHTEKLNALRELGVDQFAVYDMHDAQEAVIDAYGRSVIPAVNS; encoded by the coding sequence ATGGACTTCGGACTCGTCCTGCAGACGGACCCGCCGGCCTCACGGGTCGTCGAGCTGATGAAGCGCGCCGAGGACAACGGGTTCACCCACGGCTGGACCTTCGACTCGGCCGTGCTGTGGCAGGAGCCGTTCGTCATCTACAGCCAGATCCTGGCCCAGACGCAGCATCTGAAGGTCGGCCCGATGGTCACGAACCCGGGCACCCGCACCTGGGAGGTGACCGCCTCCACCTTCGCCACCCTGAACGACATGTTCGGCAACCGCACGGTGTGCGGGATCGGGCGCGGCGACTCGGCGATGCGCGTGGCCGGGCGCAAGCCCAACACCCTGGCCCGGATCAGCGACGCGATGAAGGTCATCCGGGCGCTCGGCAGCGGCCGGGAGGCCGACCTCGGCGGCGGCACGGTCGTCCGGTTCCCGTGGATCAAGCCCGGCGCCGAACTCCCCGTCTGGATGGCGGCGTACGGCCCCAAGGCGCTGAAGATGACCGGGGAGGAGGCCGACGGGTTCATCCTGCAGCTGGCCGACCTCTATCTGACCGAGTACATGGTCAAGGCCGTCAAGGACGCGGCGGCCGCCGCGGGCCGCGACCCGTCCGAGGTGACGATCTGCGTCGCCGCCCCCGCCTATGTCACCGAGGACGACTCGCCGGAGGCGCTCGCCCACGCCCGTGAGCAGTGCCGCTGGTTCGGCGGGATGGTCGGCAACCATGTGGCCGACCTGGTCGCCAAGTACGGCGAGCACTCCTCGGCCGTCCCCGAGGAGCTCACCGACTACATCAAGGCGCGCCAGGGGTACGACTACTCCCACCACGGGCGGGCCGACAACCCCGACACCGCCTTCGTCCCCGACGAGATCGTCGACCGGTTCTGCCTGATCGGACCGGTCGAGCGGCACACCGAGAAGCTGAACGCGCTGCGTGAGCTCGGCGTCGACCAGTTCGCCGTCTACGACATGCACGACGCGCAGGAAGCCGTGATCGACGCCTACGGGCGTTCCGTCATCCCCGCCGTCAACTCCTAG
- a CDS encoding carboxymuconolactone decarboxylase family protein — protein sequence MTTVFRHTEPLPPRSATGTVAEAYAQIRHDFGIADPSTFVVLSSAPELLTSSWALMRESLIAGPGGRTGKELVALGVSLANRCPFCVDAHTVLLHATGDHVLAERLARGETPTDETHARLVEWGRRTREPGAPLEPYPFPSEDLPGYLGTALSFHFINRIASALLTENLLPGGAQRFRAVRSVVGRSLARTVRRTARPGGSLMLLDPVDAGESPAWAGGTPVGVAYAALLRAAMRGAALLGADEHVVVEAALQDWDGSHPPLSGEGFPDRREHPGARLALLAALAPYRITEEDVAAWRTREHTDHCLVHLVAYGAFVAVDRIESSLSTRITLETP from the coding sequence ATGACCACCGTCTTCCGGCACACCGAGCCCCTGCCTCCCCGGTCCGCCACCGGCACCGTCGCGGAGGCCTACGCGCAGATCCGCCATGACTTCGGCATCGCCGACCCGTCGACCTTCGTGGTCCTGTCCTCCGCCCCCGAACTGCTCACGTCCTCCTGGGCGTTGATGCGCGAGTCGCTGATCGCCGGCCCGGGCGGCCGTACCGGCAAGGAGCTGGTGGCGCTCGGGGTGTCGCTCGCCAACCGGTGCCCGTTCTGCGTGGACGCGCACACGGTCCTGCTGCACGCCACCGGCGACCACGTGCTCGCCGAGCGGCTGGCGCGCGGGGAGACACCCACGGACGAGACGCACGCCCGGCTGGTGGAGTGGGGGCGGCGCACACGGGAGCCGGGCGCACCCCTGGAGCCGTACCCCTTCCCGAGCGAGGACCTTCCCGGGTACCTGGGGACGGCGCTCAGCTTCCACTTCATCAACCGGATCGCCTCGGCCCTGCTCACCGAGAATCTCCTCCCGGGCGGCGCCCAGCGCTTCCGGGCGGTGCGCAGCGTGGTGGGCCGGAGCCTCGCGCGGACCGTCCGCCGTACGGCCCGGCCGGGCGGGTCCCTGATGCTGCTCGACCCGGTCGACGCGGGCGAGTCCCCCGCGTGGGCGGGCGGCACCCCGGTCGGTGTCGCGTACGCGGCGCTGCTGCGGGCCGCCATGCGGGGTGCGGCCCTGCTGGGCGCCGACGAGCACGTGGTGGTGGAGGCGGCCCTGCAGGACTGGGACGGCTCGCATCCGCCGCTGAGCGGGGAGGGCTTCCCGGACCGGCGCGAGCACCCCGGGGCGCGGCTCGCGCTGCTGGCCGCGCTGGCGCCGTACCGGATCACCGAGGAGGACGTCGCGGCGTGGCGTACCCGGGAGCACACCGACCACTGTCTGGTGCATCTGGTCGCCTACGGGGCCTTCGTCGCCGTGGACCGCATCGAAAGCTCCCTTTCCACGCGAATCACCCTGGAGACGCCGTAA
- the meaB gene encoding methylmalonyl Co-A mutase-associated GTPase MeaB, with amino-acid sequence MIDVDAYVKGVLDGKRAIVARAITLVESTRPQHRVLAQRLLTELLPHSGRARRIGVSGVPGVGKSTFIDAFGTMLTGLGHRVAVLAVDPSSSRTGGSILGDKTRMERLAVDPAAFIRPSPTAGTLGGVAKATRESIVVMEAAGYDVVLVETVGVGQSETAVANMVDSFLLLTLARTGDQLQGIKKGVLELADVLAVNKADGPHERDAKAAARELAGALRLMHGKDAVWTPPVLHCSGRESIGLDAVWDRLEQHRALLDSTGRLAAKRRDQQVDWTWTMVRDELLGRLHAAPAVRSLAPTLEQQVRDGELTATLAAERILAAFEGGTEPHGAPRAATSPDS; translated from the coding sequence GTGATCGATGTCGACGCGTATGTGAAGGGCGTGCTCGACGGGAAGCGGGCGATCGTCGCGCGCGCCATCACCCTCGTCGAGTCGACGCGGCCCCAGCACCGGGTGCTGGCGCAGCGGTTGCTGACCGAGCTGCTGCCGCACAGCGGGCGGGCGCGGCGGATCGGGGTCAGCGGAGTACCGGGCGTCGGCAAGTCCACGTTCATCGACGCCTTCGGGACGATGCTCACGGGTCTCGGGCACCGGGTGGCGGTGCTGGCGGTCGACCCGTCGTCCAGCCGTACGGGCGGGTCGATCCTGGGCGACAAGACGCGGATGGAGCGGCTGGCGGTCGACCCGGCGGCCTTCATCCGCCCCTCCCCCACGGCCGGGACGCTGGGCGGGGTCGCCAAGGCCACCCGGGAGTCCATCGTCGTGATGGAGGCCGCGGGCTACGACGTGGTGCTGGTGGAGACGGTCGGCGTGGGCCAGTCGGAGACGGCCGTGGCCAACATGGTCGACTCCTTCCTGCTGCTGACGCTGGCCCGCACCGGCGACCAGCTCCAGGGCATCAAGAAGGGCGTGCTGGAGCTGGCCGACGTCCTCGCCGTCAACAAGGCGGACGGCCCCCACGAGCGGGACGCGAAGGCGGCGGCGCGCGAACTCGCGGGCGCCCTGCGCCTGATGCACGGCAAGGACGCCGTCTGGACGCCGCCCGTCCTGCACTGCAGCGGCCGTGAGTCGATCGGTCTGGACGCCGTCTGGGACCGTCTGGAGCAGCACCGGGCCCTCCTGGACTCCACGGGCCGGCTGGCCGCCAAGCGGCGCGACCAGCAGGTCGACTGGACCTGGACCATGGTCCGCGACGAACTCCTGGGCCGTCTGCACGCGGCCCCGGCGGTCCGCTCCCTGGCGCCCACGCTGGAACAGCAGGTCAGAGACGGCGAGTTGACGGCCACGCTGGCGGCGGAACGCATCCTGGCGGCCTTCGAGGGCGGCACGGAGCCTCACGGGGCGCCGCGTGCCGCGACGAGCCCCGACTCGTAG